The genomic region CGTCAAGCGCGATCTGCCAAGCAACAAGAATGAATGGAAACAAAGACAAAACGAAAAGTAGACAGAAGGCGCAAGATGGAAGGTGGCACGCGGGCGAGTTGAGCGTGTCCGTTGGAAtacaaacagaaaaaaaagggggagggggatgtcCGCGAGTACGGTGTGCGCGCTCACAAACCCAGAAAGGCACAGGAAAACGAGAGGAGGGCGTCAGTGTCTCCTACCACCCCTCCTTTTCGCGCCACTGACTATATGTGCCCAGGGCTTTTTGGCGCGGCGTGGGGATGGGTGCGCAggcaccccccctcctggCACACGCGCAGTCATGGCCAGATGCCGTGGTGGCACTTGAGCGCTACAGCTCGTTGtgggcttctctctcctcccgaTGCAGCTGCAAAGAGGTGGCCACAGAgggcacagcggcgctgttgaTGGTTGGCGACATGGCGGCGACCGGAGAGCCGGGATGGCGCGCGGTTCCCGAGAGTGACATGGCAGGCCTCACAGAGAAGTGCGCTAACTGCATCTCGCTGAGAGTCTTCGCCGTCGCCCTGCTGGAGTCTGTTTTCAGATTCTCATAATCCCTGTCGTTTTTGCCGGCGATAGCGGGAGCTATCGCCGCCATTACGGTATCTGGGTCGCTGTCGCCCTCGATCCCACTCTCGTTGAGGCCAGTGATCATCTTCTCCTTGGCGGCCAGGTACTTGGTGTAAGCCTCCAGGTTGAGGCACGTGGGCAAGGTGTTGAAAACCTCCTTGACAAAACGGCCATCGCTCACGTAGAGGATGCGGTCGGCATAGCACTCGATGTCAGGATTGTGTGTGACCATGATGCACGTCGTCTTCGTACGGCGGTTAATGCGCATAAGGAGGTCCATCACCTCGATTGTGTTAGTCGTGTCCAGGTCGCCGGTTGGctcgtcgaggaggaggagcgacggGTTGTTCGCCAAACTCCGCGCAATTgtcacgcgctgctgctcgccaccACTGAGCTCGGAGGGGAGGTGGTTGATGCGGTTGCGCAGTCCGACTAGCGTGAGCAGTTGGCGAGACCGCAGCCGCATGTTCTTCGGCGACATATTCCCCAGCAGCGTCATGGGCAGCTCCACGTTCTCCGCGGCTGTCATTGTTGCGATCAAGTTAAACGTCTGGAATACGAAGCCGAGGGACTTGAGGCGGATGTCTGCCAGTACATGTTCCTTAGTGTCCTTGCTGATGATGCGTCCGTTTAGCTCGATCGTGCCCTCGGTGCAGGAATCGATGGTGCCAATGATGTTTAATAGCGTTGTcttgccaccaccgctagGGCCACGGATCATGATAAACTCGCCGCGTCGCACCGGTGCGAACGGCAGGGGCAGATTGCCGCGCTGCAGGGGCCCCACACTGGAGGCTttctgtgccgctgcttccgcGGTGGAATTGTCTGCATCATCCAGGGTAATGTCCTTAAGCGCCACAACTCGCTCATCAGAGTCGGCAATCGGGTAGCTCTTGCCGATGTGGTGCaagcgcagcaccaccggctCGGACTGCAGCGCGATCTGCCGCGATTCCTCCGCCGGGGACGCGTCACTGAGAAAACGGTCGGTGCTTTGCTGGAGCTCCGCCGCTGTATTGCTCATGTCCTCACGAATGCTGGGTAACCCCAAAGACGGCATCATCTTCCCCGCTGTCGAAGGTGTCTTCTCAATCCTTAGATGCACCCACGTGTATGGCTGTATGGGTGAGGTGTTGGGTACTCTGAGGGGCACTAGAAAACAAGCGCGGCAGTAAAAtacgagagaaagagggatTCAGTCGTAGCAACttagagagaggggggaggtgaagcGTGTGCGATCGACAACCGCAAAAGAGTCaaacgaaagggaaaaaaaaagcggagacggtggggagtggggggagaCGGTGGGACGCGGGCGGGGAAGCAGACAAGACAGCGCAAGCAGCAAGGAAAAGTCAGATTAAGAAGAAGACGGAAATGGCAAAAGAAAGAATGAAAGGCAAGAAAAGGAGCGAGCGCGGCGAAGCAAAGCGAGGGCaagaacaacagcagcagcacgtaaGCTCGATTGGTGTACGCACCTGGGCTTGTGGGTATGCGTACCTTTGAGGGGCGGTTATCGACGCACAACAGGTAAAGGAGCAGAAAGCGTATCGGCTACACGCCACCGAGGGGACAATCCAGAATTCAACTGCCGCTTGTTCTTCGCTTAGTGATGAGAGGCGAATAAACTGAGGACTAAATAGAGggagcaagcgagagagagagagagagagtcgttACTCATATGAAAGTGAAGCAAGCACTCACTACGAGATGGGaacagggggggggagtgctTGTCAtagaaagggaaaaagaggagacaCGCTCAGGACGGAGAGGGCGGCGGGGAGcgtttcttctctgcttccGCCTT from Leishmania braziliensis MHOM/BR/75/M2904 complete genome, chromosome 29 harbors:
- a CDS encoding putative ABC transporter domain protein, which encodes MMPSLGLPSIREDMSNTAAELQQSTDRFLSDASPAEESRQIALQSEPVVLRLHHIGKSYPIADSDERVVALKDITLDDADNSTAEAAAQKASSVGPLQRGNLPLPFAPVRRGEFIMIRGPSGGGKTTLLNIIGTIDSCTEGTIELNGRIISKDTKEHVLADIRLKSLGFVFQTFNLIATMTAAENVELPMTLLGNMSPKNMRLRSRQLLTLVGLRNRINHLPSELSGGEQQRVTIARSLANNPSLLLLDEPTGDLDTTNTIEVMDLLMRINRRTKTTCIMVTHNPDIECYADRILYVSDGRFVKEVFNTLPTCLNLEAYTKYLAAKEKMITGLNESGIEGDSDPDTVMAAIAPAIAGKNDRDYENLKTDSSRATAKTLSEMQLAHFSVRPAMSLSGTARHPGSPVAAMSPTINSAAVPSVATSLQLHREEREAHNEL